In the genome of Malania oleifera isolate guangnan ecotype guangnan chromosome 5, ASM2987363v1, whole genome shotgun sequence, the window AAATTCCTCCAATTAATTTGTACCTCCAAACAGTAAAATAGAGTTTAAAAACTCCATGATCAAGCCCTACTTGTAATTCAACAACATATACCTTATATTGGAGAGAAACTTTAGATTTGGATTAGGGTTAATTTCaacaaaatgtaatataaaattatatttaattttgtccaaatttgtccaaaaCTCCTTAAATGCATGCCACCAAATGCaacattaatataattttaattacatTATATTCATATCCATATAATTTCTAATCCCAAAGATTAAATTCTATGATTTCAATGCTTTCCTATCACATTGTCTGTTCTTACTTTGTAATTATAATGATTCTCACACAATTAAATTCTTTCAGATAATGTTTGAGAGCATAAAAGTTTTTCGTTTAAATTTATAAGGGTTTTAAAAAGAACACAACGTAAGTACTTGTACACTAACTCCACCAAGCATGACATAAAGGTCTATTATTGATATTGTTGcacaatataattttatgttatattttatctaaatctataaaatttaaaatctgagGTCCAAATCATTGCCAACCATTGAGAGAGATTACTTCGAATGAGAAATGGTCATATCTCATAGTCATTGCTAACCATTGAGAGATATTTGAGTCATGACTCTAATTGGTTGTGTGTTTGCTTTTTGTTTTTCGGTAACAATTAGTATCTCAAAAGTATGGCTTATTAAAAGGGTTTAAGTAATACTCTCTGtgcaaaataaatttaattagaCCTTGATAAGCTAGCTTTGTGACATAATGTTGACAAGTCAATATGAGATTGAGCAGTCCCAGATCACAGTGAAGGAACCGCGCCTTACAAGTAATTGTTAATAAAATTCGTACTTACGGAAAACaccaaatggtgaaaatttttgaaaaaaaattgcaTAGTCCCAGCAATGTCAAGCGATGCAGAAGAAAACACCAAATGGTGAAGAATGAACATTTCCTTTTGTTGGCTGTGGGTGAAGAATGAATACTCACAAAAACAAACATAGAAACAGCCAGTGATTTAGATCTAATAACTTGGGAAGATGAGAAAGCATCGAATACCTGCTTTGGAAGCATTGATTTCAGGCATTAGATTAGAAATTGTGTGAATTTAGATAGAATGCAATGCAACAATTACATTGAATTTCAACGAATTATTTttctacacaaattcaaattcaaattcaaaaacgcTCCTAAACATTGGGTTAATGGAAAGCAAAAGTTTTAACGATTACAAAGGTAAGGAGTCTCCAAGATTCAAGTTCATTCATAAAAACAACATGTtcatcttatttatttattttgaatggTGAGAGCATGTTTATTCCAAGAGTTTCAAGATGGGATCGGGCTTTTAGCTCTGAGAAGATATGCACATTCAACCTTACCACAAAAGTACACCACCAACAAATATCAGGTCCACAAGCAAAATTCACAGTAACCAGAAGGTGTGCATTTCTCACAAGAAACATTTTCTGAAATTTTCCAAAATGATTTAAACCAAAAATAGTGCAATTTcagaatatataataaaaactAGTATCTACCAACACAGGGATGGTACTAGGATCTGCCAAGGATAATCTAATTCTGTTCTCTTTTAGATGTTAAGCTTGGTAAATATGCGACTATTTAGTATCAATTGAGGCTCTGGATATTCTATAAATGCATTGCGATTAATGCATTTCTTCAGTGACCTGCCACATTATTCCACAAACTACAAACAGAAGAGTTCATGAAGTTTTAGAAGTTGTGTATAGCCTCAGCCCTCAGATCACTCCTGTATGATATTTTAGGGACACAGCCTTGGGATTTATTCATCCATGCAATTGCCAGATCCTCGCAGCTTTATACCTTTTGTTCTTATAATGTGATCACAATGAGCTTTTGGAACCAATTGCTTTGATAAATGTACCAACAAAAAGTATAAAGCAACCGTTAATTCACCCTTAGGCTTAGGCAAGGAGTTCTTGGTCCTACAGCTATCAAAGATTTATGATATTACTAACTTGTTTTCCTGCAGTGGCGAGGATTGGGTGGCTCCGAAGAGTACTTATGGTTTTATACTGGTACAGTTTTGGGGCTTCGGTaggaagagaaaaaagaaaaggttttCGTTTTGTGTAGTTTTTGCAATATTGTAGACTCTTTGGCttgaaaggaaaggaaaggataTTCAAAGATCAGAAGACACCAGCGCATTTGATTTGGGAGAAAGCTTCATTTTGGGCTGCATTTTGGGCTTATTCTCTTGGGGTTTTTAAGGATATTTCGCTGACCAATATccaaagggattggaaggcagcatTGATGTAAATACTCtgtttttgttttcctttttgtttttgcAGCGAAGGAGGATGGCTTGTCCTCTTTTTCctgtaatttttcttttcttttcttgcatTAATGAAGCTTTTGTTATCTGAAAAAGAGATTTATGCTATGAAAGCTGGTAATCACAGGATAATCATTGTATAATGTGAGATTCACTGCAATGAATGTAACTTTATGAAAGGCAACATTACATAATATCCCATTCACAATTACTTCATCAACATGTAATTTGTTCCATGATTCCAGCTCCTCAGCTCCTCACacatctaatctttttattaAAGCATAAGATAAAATGATGAAACTGCTCAAAAGATCTAATCTGCATTTTAATCCATTCTAGCATCACTAAGTTTTTTGAAAGAATTTCTATGTGGGATCAATTATAGCCTCACTTTTTACGAACTTTCAGCTATCTAAAATTTTCTAATTTCCAATTCAAACGAATTTAAGCATCAGATTCAACTCTAGGTACAGAAAGAGAAGAGCATCATTACATCATGAATGCTTTACTTCAACCACAAATATCATCTCAAAAAAATTGGAATTACAAGCAATTCCAACCAACCAGAACTTTACTGAACATAATAAGCTTTACTTCTTCAATCTTCTAGGATAAACTCATCTCCATATGAGAGATTTCAAAATTAAGCGAAAACAATTGTGCTGCATTTAGGATTTGGAAACATGGATTTAaaccttggatttgaatttggaaTTTTGTAAGTTTGAATGAAACTCAATACAGGTTGTAATTTGTCAAACACTTGAACTCCGTGCTCCCAAAGGCAGCATAAGAGATATTTATCAGCTAATAAAATTCCCAATTCAAATCTCTAACTGTGAACAATATTTAAGTATTTCCACAGTAACTAATCACTTATTTACATCTCACAGGCATAATCAAATCCTTCTCAGACAACCAAAAAACAATTCATTAATGTTTCCATGAATTCGATTCCACATACAATTGAAGCATGAAATCTTAAATCAAACATGcaccaaaatcaaaatcaaatgaaCTCCTTTCATTTCAAAACATCCCCTAGCTCACAAAATCACACTTTCTCTACTCTCTCCGTCTCCCAAATCAACATAACAGAAAACCACAAGTCAattcatgagagagagagagagagagaacgtaCATGATCATACACTATTTTTGATAAATTTCCTTCTCGCCAAGAACCTCGCCACCGGCGGCGTGAGGGCGATGGTGATCGGAACCCTTATCGGGAACAGAGCTTTGTTGCACAGTACAGCCAAGGCAAGAGCACCACCACTGGTGGTGGCCAATTCAGCCGTCCGATTTCTCTTCTTCGCCGCCGTCTGATCACCGAGTCCTTCTTCTATAATGAACTCATCGGAAGAAGTTTCGGGCAGCGACGGCGGGGAAGGGATTTTCTCCGACGTGTCATCTTTGCCGGAGATGCCGCCGATGCCGACCTTCTCAAACATGGCCTCAACGTCGACGTTGTTCTTGATGGCTATGTAGAGACCGGTGATCGAAGCTGCCGAGACCGAGAAATGGACCCCCAACGCTACCTTCCCGTACTTCTTCAGGAGCTCTTTGAATCGGCCTCCGGTGGATGACGCCATTTGATTTGTGATCGAGCGTTTGGAGTGAATGGTGTTGGATTGAGTTCACGGTTATGGAGACACAGGGTGATGAGGTGAGGAGATGTCTGAGAGTGGCGTTCTGTTCAGGGTTTTGTTAGGGTTTTGGGCCCTTGGAGTCTTGGACTAGGCTGGGCCGCCCTGGTTTGGGACTTGGGAGTGGGAAGGAATTCGAAGGACGTCAACATTTTGAGGATGGTGCCAGTTAAACGACGTTGTTTTGAGGCTGacattaaaatgtcattaaaatttaCTTGTATGTTTAACggttgaaaataaattttaattcttaTCTTAAAATTTTTTAGGACAGAAGACACTCATCTCTCATGTCACATACATTTCCTAAGATTTTAAGAATAtcataaactttttcttaaattTACCAAAAGCATAGAAAATTTCGGCACCAAGCTAACATTTTTTACAAAAGATGGTTGGTGCGGGCCGGCTTCATTGCCCCTTGGGATCATCGGGTTCACCGACCctcaaaaaatttatctttttacaaaatataaggagaaatttatgtctttttgacaaatctcaggaAATGTGTTTGTAATTCTTAAAATCTCAGGAGAGATCTCTGAAAATTTTGAAGTTTCAAGAGATgtcattgtctttttgtcaaattcaAGGGAGGTCAATCTATTTTAtccaattttttaatatttatatatgaaatttgaAGTCACTATGAccattggaaaattaaaaaatgagaCATTTTCATAATTCTTTGAGCACttaaaagcaaaaaataaaaccATATTTCACAATAAAAAAGCCCTAACTCCTTACTGATGATAGTCCTGATGAACCCAATAATATTAGCGTGTCTTGAATCAACTGTTTATACCATTTGAAAGTTCATTATGATCATCTTAGGCACAGTAATAGCTATGCCCAGTGGCTTCCAAGGTGAGAAAATTTTGTCAAAAAGCTTGTGGTTTATGCTACAACAAAATACGTATCTTCTGTTTCAGGGTTCTTTCATACCTTCTCCATCAATTGCTTAAAACCcttttcaatatttcaaaatgCCCCTTGGCCCACAGGGCATTCATAACATGACCCAATCTCCATCTTGAGTTTGTTTGAGTTACCTTTGAGAACACCAATCAACTTTGATAAGGTCTCCACATCCTAATGTAAGTAGGTGTGCCCAAGGCTCAGTCAAAAGAGCCCAACTGGGAATGAAGAATGATTGCAAGACCTAAGCTTGTTTAAGGATTTAACAGTGTGTGTGGAGGACTAGGTTTTAGGAAATGTCCCATCTGCATCTTCATCTTCACTCATCAATCAACTTACATCATATATAAACAAATCCGATACCAAAATCATGTTCTGTTCCCATTAATTCAGTGTTGATGCCTCAAATGATCCTTGTCTTAGTGatcaagttgatttttaattCGGGGCCAAGTTAGATCATCCACAAGATGGACCATGATCATATCACATGGGCCAAATTGCCAGTTAGGACCACAACCACCATGATTATGCACACCTTAGCTGTTCTCTAATGGATATTTTAAGCGAGCATGCCAACTACACATAatgatactaaaaaaaaaaaagaagggttCAGTACTCCACAAGCAAGGCCATAGATCATAAACATCATAAAATTTAGACTATCATCCATTAATTCTTCCAGGTTCTTGTTAAGTGGTTTCCATATATCCTCAAAGCCATGGAAGAAGAAATTGAGTTATGTTTCAGATATTTTAAGTTCTTGAACATCCTCATATTGATCAGTTTCTTGTGTTTAGACACAGCCAGTTCTGAAGTTTATACAGTAGGAGATGAGGATGGGTGGGACACAGGGTCCAACTTTCTTACCTGGTCACAGAGATACAATTTTAGCGCTGGCGATGATCTGGGTAGGAATTCTTTCTTGTATATCTTATGTGTCCTTCAAGCCCCATGATCTGATCTGATCTCAAAATGAATCAATCTATTGTAAATGAAGAAATAAGTGTTAATCCAATGTTTCAAATGGGTTGGTATTAGTACGAGTACTCATCTCAAAAACTATTTGAAACTAACATTTATTTTAGAATATGGTCAAGAAGTTTGGCAACCGCTGAGTTCAAATGATTTATCCAGATTCTGGATGTCATAgcatgcttttaaattttttactttgGATTCTGTGGTGCAGTGTTTCAATATGTGAAGGGGCAACACAATGCTTATGACGTAACAGAGGCCACATATCAATCCTGCAATGCAAGCTCTGGGGTTTTAGCGAAGTATGAGAGCGGGAACGATCAAGTCAAACTCACCAAAGCGAAGAAATACTGGTTTATTTGCAACATAGGAGGCCACTGCCTGGGAGGAATGAGGTTCGCTATCGATGTAAAAGCAGCCAGTACCATCTCCAATAGCACTAATACCACCAATGATGCATCAACTCCTGGAATTGGAACAACCCCACCACCCAACCTTGAAAAAAGTTATGCTTCTAGGAGAAATAGCATTGTGATATGCCTCATTGGTTTAGTGAGAGAAATACTACCCAAAATGTACTAAACAGCTGCGAAATTTGGAGTTAATTTGGTCAGTGcatctccttttattttattttttcttctgcCTTTTCTCTATGAATAGAATACAGCTGTTGGGTGAGAGGGGAAGAAAAAGTATATAATTTACATGAATTTTCAAGATGTGATAGGCCAGGATCAACTTCGATCTGCAGCTTTGGTGTGGTTGCTCATATATTCATTTCTGTTCTCATTTGGAAATGACATAGTGATGAATTTTGATGAAGAGGTCATGGGATTTAATTTTCCACTAGTTTTGTGAACATTACTTTGCAATAAGAGAAGATGTATACGTATTATGCTACTATGCTGGGTTTCTAATGGCTTGCTTTGAGAGGGGGAAACCTCAATGGGGCAAAACTATAGACATAAATAGATTTATACATATATAGGATCTTCTCGCATGTTTTAATTTTGAAAGAGTAGAAAAATGATAATAACCTTCATAGTACAGATTTCCACAGCATGAGTAATAGTATAACTGGTTAAAAACTGGACTCTTGTTCTCCACATAGATCAAGCAGATAATATGTTGATGAGGGAATTGTATCCCAGGGTTCTGTCGGTGGACTATACCAGTACTAACAAGTTGAATCCAATGGTGATGTAAAATTTAGATGCCAATCTCAGGTAGCCAAGAGTGGCTTTGAGGAAAATTTTCATTTGACTGTGCTTTTTAAGATTAATAAAAGAAAGTGATTGCCTTCAATCGATTACCCCAAAAAATGAAGTGACTACCACTTCTTTAAAAAATAGATGCTGAAAATGCAGATGAGGCGTCTTCAGTGGAGTTATAtgaccagagagagagagagagagaccattcTCATCTATTTTTCCTACTATGAACTTTGCCAAATAAGTAAACTAAGTCGCGAAAAACTTCTTTGAAACTTTTAAGGTTGAGAGAGTCAATGGTTGATTAGTTTAGCAGTATGCCTCTCATttaggatttataatttaaggCTTCACTATCTTGACATTGATCCTATATTCCAATTCAAAAGTTCTGAGCACAACTTTTAATCACTTCCAAACAAATTCATTGAAAAACAGtcctgattaaaaaaaaaatcatctgaAACTAGCAGATAGACTGGCAGCACCCTTGTTGATCTAGACGATATCCTTGATGATCATATAATTTCTATCttagaaaatataaatatgtattatatgCGCTTAGTTATGCAGGTGGTGGAGGTGATGATGGGAACTGATGTGGTGGTTGTGGAGGTGGTGATGGTGGTGGTGGGGGTGGTGGTGGTGATGATAATCTGTGCTACTGCCGTTATCTTGCACTTTAGCTGTCTCAGGCAAATTTCTGGATGGATTCCTTGTTAGCTCAAGCAAAGAGTCTCTAACATGATCTGCTTGAACCATTTCACTGTCCCTCTTCTGCAACCATTAATCAGCaaagaaaacccaaaaaaaaaaaaaaagcattcatAGCCCTCTTTGAATTAAAAAAACTAATCTGTCTGAAACAAAAAAAACTTACTGATCAACTCAATAAGTCAGTATATGTCCTACATTATATACACTGATAAGTGAAAAGCAATGGTGATGCTGCTAAAAATTATTACCTCTACTTTGAAAACATTTGAGACCAGGCCCCTGAAGCTCGTAACATTTGCATTTGTTACTTCTAGGCCCAGGGAGTTCAAAGCCTCCATCAGTCTCACAAACCCACCAGGCTTGTGCTCATAGAATACCTTAACAAAGAACTCATTTCCATCGATTTGAGCCACTTCTACTTGCACCTgcaatttttttcccattttttttcttgttaaaaCTTGAGAGATAgcagaa includes:
- the LOC131156631 gene encoding uncharacterized protein LOC131156631, with translation MASSTGGRFKELLKKYGKVALGVHFSVSAASITGLYIAIKNNVDVEAMFEKVGIGGISGKDDTSEKIPSPPSLPETSSDEFIIEEGLGDQTAAKKRNRTAELATTSGGALALAVLCNKALFPIRVPITIALTPPVARFLARRKFIKNSV
- the LOC131156630 gene encoding basic blue protein-like codes for the protein MEEEIELCFRYFKFLNILILISFLCLDTASSEVYTVGDEDGWDTGSNFLTWSQRYNFSAGDDLVFQYVKGQHNAYDVTEATYQSCNASSGVLAKYESGNDQVKLTKAKKYWFICNIGGHCLGGMRFAIDVKAASTISNSTNTTNDASTPGIGTTPPPNLEKSYASRRNSIVICLIGLVREILPKMY